A stretch of the Pirellulales bacterium genome encodes the following:
- a CDS encoding aspartate-semialdehyde dehydrogenase has translation MFESIAVVGATGAVGRIILKLLEERNFPAERVKLLASKRSAGSKIMFRGQEQVVVEMTPEAFEGVDLAIGSTPDETARDFVPWAVARGCVVVDESGYWRMDPKVPLVVPEVNADAIEQHQGIIASPNCSTTQMVVALKPLHDAARVRRVVVSTYQATSGAGLAGCRDLEDGTRAHQTGNEFRYETFAHPIAFNLIPQIGSSKHEGYTSEEIKMVHETHKIMGDDTIAVCPTCVRVPVSNCHSESILVETERKITVKEARRLFSEFPGIVVVDDLAAKQYPMPLTCDNRDEVFIGRIREDLSSPNGLAFWCVSDNLRKGAATNAVQIAEVIARTRGAQVAAR, from the coding sequence GTGTTCGAGTCGATTGCCGTCGTAGGCGCCACCGGCGCCGTGGGCCGGATCATTCTCAAGCTGTTGGAAGAACGCAACTTTCCCGCGGAGCGCGTCAAGTTGCTGGCCTCCAAACGATCCGCTGGCTCGAAAATCATGTTTCGAGGCCAAGAACAGGTCGTAGTCGAAATGACTCCGGAGGCCTTCGAAGGCGTGGATTTGGCCATTGGCAGCACGCCGGACGAGACTGCCCGCGACTTTGTGCCCTGGGCGGTCGCACGTGGTTGTGTCGTGGTGGACGAAAGCGGCTACTGGCGGATGGACCCCAAGGTGCCGTTGGTGGTGCCCGAGGTAAATGCGGACGCCATCGAGCAGCATCAAGGCATCATCGCCAGTCCCAATTGCTCCACCACGCAGATGGTGGTGGCGCTCAAACCGCTGCACGACGCCGCGCGGGTGCGCCGCGTGGTGGTGAGCACCTATCAGGCGACCAGCGGCGCCGGCCTGGCCGGTTGCCGCGATCTGGAAGACGGCACCCGCGCCCACCAAACGGGCAACGAGTTCCGCTACGAGACGTTTGCCCACCCGATTGCCTTTAACCTGATACCGCAAATCGGCTCGTCCAAGCACGAGGGCTACACCTCGGAAGAAATCAAAATGGTGCATGAGACGCACAAGATCATGGGCGACGACACGATTGCTGTCTGTCCCACCTGCGTCCGCGTGCCGGTGAGCAACTGTCACAGCGAGAGCATTCTCGTGGAGACCGAGCGCAAGATCACAGTCAAAGAAGCGCGACGCCTGTTTAGCGAGTTTCCGGGCATTGTGGTGGTCGACGACCTGGCGGCCAAGCAATACCCCATGCCGCTCACTTGCGACAACCGCGACGAGGTGTTCATTGGCCGCATTCGCGAGGACTTGTCCAGCCCCAATGGACTGGCGTTCTGGTGCGTCAGCGACAATCTACGCAAAGGGGCGGCGACGAACGCAGTGCAAATCGCCGAGGTGATCGCCCGTACCCGAGGCGCCCAGGTCGCCGCGCGCTAA
- a CDS encoding glycosyltransferase family 4 protein produces the protein MRVAHIITRLILGGAQENTVYNCADLIHRHGDEVLLITGPPLGPEGSLIERAKAAGIPLAIVPQLRRAIHPLRDAVSYRQLKRLLRDYRPDVVHTHSAKAGVLGRIAARRAGVPVVVHGVHGAPWHPYQSAAARTLFQACERYAARSCDHFICVADAMRDLMVAEGIAPAERFTTIYSGMEVAPFLAADTQRDRVRAELGFAPEHVVIGKIARLFHLKGHDDVIAAAEQLVRSAPQARFLFVGDGVLAAELKQSIHRSGLDEYFRFTGLVPPERIPELIGAMDVLAHASLREGLARALPQALIAGKPVVTYDIDGAREVAIPGETGYLLSPRDVPGMARALLELAADPKLRERLGSEGRRRFADLFRHERMTEETRAIYERLLNAKRSRAG, from the coding sequence ATGCGCGTGGCCCACATCATTACTCGTTTGATTCTGGGAGGCGCTCAGGAAAACACGGTCTACAACTGCGCAGACCTGATACACCGCCACGGCGACGAAGTGCTGCTCATCACTGGTCCGCCGCTGGGCCCCGAAGGAAGTTTGATCGAGCGGGCCAAGGCGGCGGGCATCCCTTTGGCGATCGTGCCGCAATTGCGCCGCGCGATTCACCCCCTGCGCGACGCGGTAAGCTATCGACAACTCAAACGCCTGCTGCGCGACTATCGCCCCGATGTGGTCCACACGCATAGCGCAAAGGCCGGAGTGTTGGGACGAATCGCCGCACGGCGCGCCGGCGTGCCGGTGGTGGTGCATGGGGTTCACGGCGCGCCTTGGCATCCGTATCAAAGCGCCGCCGCCCGCACACTGTTCCAGGCATGCGAACGCTATGCGGCGCGCTCGTGTGATCACTTCATCTGCGTGGCCGACGCCATGCGCGACCTGATGGTGGCAGAGGGGATTGCGCCTGCGGAGCGATTCACCACGATTTATAGCGGGATGGAAGTGGCGCCATTCTTGGCGGCAGATACGCAGCGCGATCGCGTCCGCGCTGAGTTAGGATTCGCGCCAGAGCATGTCGTGATCGGCAAGATCGCTCGGCTATTTCATCTTAAAGGGCACGACGATGTGATCGCCGCCGCCGAACAGTTGGTGCGCTCGGCGCCGCAGGCGCGGTTTCTCTTTGTGGGCGACGGCGTCTTGGCCGCGGAATTGAAGCAATCGATCCACCGGAGCGGACTCGACGAGTATTTCCGCTTCACCGGCTTGGTTCCGCCCGAGAGGATTCCTGAATTGATCGGCGCCATGGATGTGTTGGCGCACGCCAGCCTGAGAGAAGGGCTCGCCCGAGCGCTGCCGCAGGCGCTGATCGCCGGAAAACCCGTTGTCACCTACGACATCGACGGCGCGCGCGAGGTGGCGATTCCAGGGGAGACGGGCTATTTATTGTCTCCACGCGATGTGCCTGGCATGGCCCGCGCGCTGCTGGAACTGGCCGCCGATCCCAAGCTGCGCGAGCGACTGGGGTCCGAGGGTCGCCGGCGCTTCGCCGATCTGTTTCGTCACGAGCGGATGACCGAGGAAACTCGCGCCATCTATGAGCGACTGCTGAACGCGAAACGATCGCGCGCAGGATAG
- the truA gene encoding tRNA pseudouridine(38-40) synthase TruA: MRTIQLTIAYDGAAYAGWQVQAEQPTIQAAIESAVLKITGTPTRVIASGRTDSGVHALGQVASFDTESRLTAGQLQRALNAELPHDIAVLRAVDARPGFHAIRDCIGKRYRYVLHDGPTRDVFHRHHSWHVRQRLDVGAMRQAAGALVGSHDFRSFETQWPNRESSVRTVREIAIERRTDHPSLIDFEIEADGFLYNMVRAIVGTLVEVGRSTRSIDWPTAVLAAQDRSQAGATAPAQGLFLLRVDYPPDVLLLVSDHAAAEATRGE, from the coding sequence TTGCGCACTATTCAACTCACGATCGCGTACGACGGCGCCGCCTACGCGGGCTGGCAGGTGCAGGCTGAGCAGCCCACCATTCAAGCCGCGATCGAGTCCGCGGTTCTTAAAATCACCGGAACACCGACGCGGGTCATCGCCAGTGGCCGCACCGACTCGGGCGTGCATGCACTGGGGCAAGTGGCCAGTTTCGACACCGAGAGTCGATTGACCGCCGGGCAGTTGCAGCGCGCCCTCAATGCTGAATTGCCGCATGACATCGCGGTGCTGCGCGCTGTCGACGCGCGGCCCGGTTTCCACGCCATTCGCGATTGCATCGGCAAGCGCTATCGCTACGTGCTGCACGACGGGCCCACGCGCGACGTCTTTCACCGTCATCACTCATGGCATGTGCGGCAACGCCTCGATGTCGGCGCCATGCGGCAGGCGGCGGGGGCGCTAGTGGGCTCACACGATTTTCGCAGCTTCGAGACCCAATGGCCCAACCGCGAGTCGAGCGTGCGCACCGTTCGCGAGATCGCCATCGAGCGGCGCACTGACCATCCGTCGTTGATCGACTTCGAAATCGAGGCCGACGGGTTCTTGTACAACATGGTGCGCGCCATCGTCGGCACGTTAGTTGAAGTGGGGCGTAGCACGCGATCGATCGATTGGCCCACGGCGGTGCTCGCCGCGCAAGATCGAAGTCAGGCCGGCGCCACTGCGCCTGCGCAGGGTCTATTTCTGCTGCGGGTGGACTATCCTCCCGATGTATTGTTGCTGGTCTCGGATCATGCCGCAGCCGAGGCGACGCGGGGTGAATAG
- a CDS encoding zinc-binding dehydrogenase translates to MKAAQIVAPRQLEFVETPIPTLDGLPGEPILVKLHAGVLCASDFPRWTGGEFNVAFPRPLGDSLHECVGEIVASRSPRFREGDLVLAIPYDQRGLTEYFVTEGNMAASLPSFPQRELLILGQPLGTILWAARKLPNLLDQDVVVIGQGPIGLMFDHLLANMGARRVIALDKIDYRLETARRMKATHTVNVDRDDPRAVIADLTSGRGADVVIEAVGHQPETINLAIDLCRKEGTALMFGVPAEEHYPLAVWQLMLKNIRLIASIHPWVERDLPLALDMITQGRIDVSPLITHRLPFADAQAAFEMAVARRDNPIKILIDVDTSSW, encoded by the coding sequence ATGAAAGCCGCGCAGATCGTGGCGCCTCGGCAATTGGAGTTCGTCGAGACGCCGATTCCCACGCTCGATGGACTGCCCGGCGAGCCGATTCTCGTCAAGCTGCATGCCGGGGTGCTGTGCGCCTCCGATTTTCCGCGTTGGACGGGCGGCGAGTTCAATGTCGCGTTCCCACGTCCGCTGGGAGACAGCTTGCACGAATGTGTGGGAGAGATCGTCGCCAGTCGCTCGCCGCGATTTCGCGAGGGAGATCTGGTGCTGGCGATACCGTACGACCAACGTGGCCTGACCGAGTACTTTGTCACCGAGGGCAATATGGCGGCGTCGCTGCCCAGTTTCCCTCAGCGAGAACTGCTGATCCTTGGTCAGCCACTCGGCACCATTCTGTGGGCCGCGCGCAAGTTGCCGAACTTGCTCGATCAAGACGTCGTAGTGATTGGTCAAGGCCCCATTGGCCTGATGTTCGATCATCTGTTGGCCAATATGGGAGCGCGCCGCGTGATTGCGCTCGACAAGATCGACTACCGCCTGGAGACTGCGCGCCGGATGAAGGCCACGCACACGGTGAACGTGGATCGCGACGATCCGCGCGCCGTGATCGCCGATCTCACCTCCGGGCGCGGCGCCGACGTGGTGATTGAGGCGGTGGGGCATCAACCCGAAACAATCAATCTGGCGATCGACCTCTGCCGCAAAGAAGGGACGGCGCTGATGTTTGGGGTGCCGGCCGAGGAGCATTATCCGCTCGCCGTTTGGCAGTTGATGCTCAAAAACATCCGCTTGATTGCGTCAATCCATCCTTGGGTCGAGCGCGATCTGCCGTTGGCGCTCGATATGATCACTCAAGGGCGGATCGATGTGTCGCCCTTGATCACGCATCGGCTGCCATTCGCCGACGCGCAGGCCGCTTTCGAGATGGCCGTCGCGCGGCGCGACAACCCGATCAAGATTCTGATCGATGTGGATACATCAAGCTGGTGA
- a CDS encoding protein-L-isoaspartate(D-aspartate) O-methyltransferase: MWPFGREKPSELQTRACCLANLGGAWIKIALWFALARRAPLEAGGDMKTAPLLSRLLPLILILVLGSPVAASAAPRHPFATSRNRMVDEDVVAAGVKNERVIQAMRDTPRHEFIPPDQRALAYYDMALPIGEGQTISPPFIVAYMTESLDPQPTDKVLEIGTGSGYQAAVLSPVVRDVYTIEIVRPLGERAAKTIKHLNYENIHTRIGDGYKGWPEAAPFDKIIVTCSPENIPQPLIDQLREGGQLVIPLGERYQQRLFRYRKQDGKLVQEALLPVLFVPMTGAAEERRQVLPDLTKPEILNAGFEEFSENPPKASAWHYQRQCRLVVDEEAPEGRNYMLLASPRLGHGCAALQGMHLDGRYIREVEFSAQVKTAAIQAGPVASQSADAAIMLYDHRRDLIGEIALGPWYSDMPWKKISRRFVIPSEAREGIVRIGLFGGAGELSIDDLQLTVLQHTSAAPPKKP; this comes from the coding sequence ATGTGGCCATTTGGGCGAGAGAAGCCGAGCGAACTCCAGACTCGCGCTTGTTGTTTGGCAAATCTGGGTGGAGCGTGGATTAAAATTGCATTATGGTTCGCGCTTGCACGTCGCGCGCCGCTTGAAGCCGGAGGAGACATGAAGACCGCGCCATTGCTTAGTCGCCTGCTTCCCCTCATTCTCATTCTCGTTTTGGGATCGCCAGTAGCAGCTAGCGCGGCGCCCAGGCATCCCTTTGCCACGTCACGCAACCGCATGGTGGACGAAGACGTAGTGGCGGCTGGTGTGAAAAACGAGCGCGTCATCCAGGCGATGCGCGACACGCCCCGGCACGAGTTCATCCCCCCCGACCAACGCGCGCTGGCCTATTACGACATGGCGCTGCCGATCGGTGAAGGGCAAACCATTTCGCCGCCATTCATTGTGGCCTACATGACCGAATCGCTCGATCCGCAACCGACCGACAAAGTGCTGGAAATTGGCACCGGCAGCGGCTACCAGGCGGCGGTGCTTAGCCCTGTTGTGCGCGATGTTTACACGATCGAAATTGTTCGGCCGCTTGGCGAACGCGCCGCCAAGACGATTAAACACCTGAATTATGAAAACATTCACACACGCATTGGCGATGGCTACAAGGGTTGGCCGGAAGCCGCGCCGTTCGACAAGATCATCGTCACCTGCTCGCCCGAGAACATCCCCCAGCCCTTGATCGACCAGCTTCGAGAAGGGGGCCAATTGGTGATTCCGCTTGGCGAGCGCTATCAGCAGCGACTCTTCCGCTATCGCAAGCAAGATGGAAAGCTGGTGCAGGAGGCGCTATTGCCGGTGTTGTTCGTCCCGATGACCGGCGCCGCCGAAGAGCGACGTCAGGTTCTGCCCGATCTGACCAAGCCCGAGATTCTGAACGCCGGCTTTGAAGAGTTTTCAGAAAATCCGCCCAAGGCGAGCGCTTGGCACTACCAGCGGCAGTGTCGCTTGGTGGTCGATGAAGAAGCGCCGGAAGGGCGCAACTACATGCTGCTCGCCAGCCCGCGACTAGGGCATGGCTGCGCCGCGTTGCAAGGCATGCATCTCGATGGCCGCTACATTCGCGAAGTGGAGTTCAGCGCGCAGGTGAAGACTGCGGCGATTCAAGCGGGCCCCGTTGCGTCGCAATCGGCCGACGCGGCCATCATGCTCTATGATCACCGGCGCGACTTGATTGGCGAGATCGCGCTTGGACCTTGGTATAGCGACATGCCTTGGAAAAAAATCTCGCGGCGATTTGTCATTCCCAGCGAAGCGCGCGAGGGCATTGTGCGCATCGGGCTATTCGGTGGGGCAGGGGAGTTGTCGATCGACGATCTCCAGCTCACGGTCTTGCAGCACACGTCGGCTGCCCCCCCAAAGAAGCCATAA
- a CDS encoding TIGR03000 domain-containing protein, translating into MSGNFKKLPLIAGLGLAAWLFMAADAHAFWGSWGSSGGSWGGSSGGSWGSSGGSSGGSWGSSGGSSGGWGRHHHRWFRKHHHWGGSSGGSWGSSGGYAYAGGSSGGSWGSSGGSSGGSWGSSGGSSGGSYGSSGGSSGYTSGYEVQDVIEQPAPPTEPGSPSDAPAAPAPAAEGTAPAEGSSAYMPVDADAVLLNVQVPGDAKVFVNGAATNSTGAARHYVSRGLKNNASYAYEIRAEVMRDGETVTETKQVVVVGGQRANVKFSLDGRETDRVARQPVKTTLLLRVPADAKVYLSGMETKSTGELREFSTAKLTDGQTWSDYAVRVELNRDGQTLTKETNLSLIGGETRELSVDFDNTAVAQR; encoded by the coding sequence ATGTCTGGGAATTTCAAGAAGTTACCGTTGATCGCGGGGCTCGGCCTCGCCGCTTGGCTATTTATGGCCGCCGACGCCCACGCCTTCTGGGGCTCTTGGGGTAGCTCGGGCGGTTCGTGGGGCGGATCGAGTGGTGGCAGTTGGGGTAGCTCGGGTGGTTCGTCGGGCGGAAGCTGGGGTTCCAGCGGCGGCTCGTCGGGCGGCTGGGGACGCCATCATCATCGTTGGTTCCGCAAGCATCACCATTGGGGTGGTTCGTCGGGTGGAAGCTGGGGTTCCAGCGGCGGCTATGCCTATGCCGGTGGTTCGTCGGGCGGTAGCTGGGGTTCCAGCGGCGGCTCGTCGGGCGGAAGCTGGGGATCGAGTGGTGGTTCGTCGGGCGGTAGCTACGGCTCCAGCGGTGGCTCGTCGGGCTACACCTCCGGTTACGAAGTTCAAGACGTGATCGAACAACCTGCCCCGCCGACCGAACCGGGTTCGCCGAGCGACGCTCCGGCCGCTCCGGCGCCGGCCGCTGAAGGCACGGCCCCGGCTGAAGGCAGCTCGGCCTATATGCCGGTCGATGCCGATGCGGTGCTGCTCAATGTTCAGGTTCCGGGCGATGCCAAGGTGTTCGTCAACGGCGCTGCGACCAACAGCACCGGCGCCGCGCGGCACTACGTTTCGCGCGGGCTGAAGAACAACGCCAGCTATGCCTACGAGATCCGCGCCGAGGTCATGCGTGACGGCGAGACCGTCACCGAGACCAAGCAGGTAGTGGTGGTCGGCGGCCAGCGGGCCAACGTCAAGTTTTCGCTGGATGGACGGGAGACTGATCGCGTCGCTCGTCAGCCAGTGAAGACGACCCTGCTGCTGCGTGTTCCGGCCGATGCCAAGGTGTATCTGTCGGGCATGGAGACCAAGAGCACCGGCGAGCTCCGCGAGTTCTCGACGGCGAAGCTGACCGACGGTCAAACCTGGTCCGATTATGCCGTTCGCGTTGAGTTGAACCGCGATGGCCAGACTCTGACCAAGGAAACCAATCTGTCGCTCATCGGTGGCGAAACCCGTGAGCTGTCGGTTGATTTCGACAACACCGCGGTCGCCCAGCGCTAG
- a CDS encoding HTTM domain-containing protein has translation MKLAVQYLRELYKACMAGWDRFWFAPSDPATYSLIRILAGAMMFYTHLVWTIGLDDFFGPNAWLSNAAVNAYYDSPYPWSYLWHTQSTATLYAVHLAGLVVFACLTVGFFSRMASVLSYLIVVAYVNRLPGALFGLDQLNALLAMYLMVGPCGARYSVDRWLAKRRSGRASEVAPSVGATIGIRLIQLHMCVIYFFAGISKLQGPAWWDGSALWGAVGNLEYQSIDMTWLAGWPLAIAAMTHVTVLWELSYPALVWPRLTRPLVLALAVPLHLGIGLFLGMPTFGLIMLVGNLAFVSPWLVRTIVERQAPQQSEPELLPLDVRGGAGTPRQRKSRAGETSAVA, from the coding sequence ATGAAGCTAGCCGTGCAATACCTCCGCGAATTGTACAAGGCGTGCATGGCCGGTTGGGATCGGTTTTGGTTCGCTCCCAGCGACCCAGCGACCTATTCGCTGATTCGCATCCTGGCTGGCGCCATGATGTTCTACACCCATCTGGTGTGGACGATTGGACTCGATGATTTCTTCGGTCCCAACGCGTGGCTGTCAAACGCCGCGGTAAACGCGTATTACGATTCGCCCTACCCGTGGAGCTATCTCTGGCACACACAGTCAACCGCCACCTTGTACGCCGTCCATCTTGCCGGCTTGGTGGTGTTCGCCTGCTTGACGGTTGGGTTCTTTAGCCGCATGGCGTCGGTGCTCTCTTATCTCATCGTCGTGGCATACGTCAATCGACTGCCCGGCGCGCTGTTTGGGCTCGATCAACTCAACGCGCTGTTGGCCATGTATCTGATGGTGGGGCCTTGCGGCGCTCGCTACTCGGTCGATCGTTGGCTGGCCAAACGGCGTTCGGGTAGAGCGAGCGAAGTGGCGCCGAGCGTCGGCGCCACGATCGGTATTCGCCTCATTCAACTCCACATGTGCGTGATTTACTTTTTCGCCGGTATTTCCAAATTGCAAGGTCCGGCTTGGTGGGATGGCAGCGCGCTGTGGGGCGCGGTCGGCAACCTGGAATACCAATCGATCGACATGACTTGGCTGGCCGGCTGGCCGCTGGCAATCGCGGCGATGACGCATGTCACCGTCTTGTGGGAACTAAGCTATCCGGCGCTGGTTTGGCCCCGACTGACGCGGCCGCTGGTCCTGGCGCTGGCCGTGCCGCTGCATTTGGGAATCGGACTCTTCTTGGGAATGCCGACCTTCGGCCTCATCATGCTGGTGGGCAACCTAGCGTTCGTCTCGCCGTGGCTGGTGCGCACAATCGTCGAGCGTCAGGCGCCCCAGCAATCGGAACCGGAACTGCTGCCGCTCGACGTGCGCGGCGGGGCAGGGACCCCGCGCCAGCGGAAGAGCCGCGCCGGAGAAACCTCCGCCGTGGCGTAG
- a CDS encoding acetyl-CoA carboxylase carboxyltransferase subunit alpha: protein MSALKHRLAFERPIQELETRLAKLEAAPEQTVEGRDEIRRLRRESADLTKKIYSELEPWQVVQVARHPDRPMLTDYIDLVFDEFVELHGDKCFGDDRALRTGFAKLGDFKVMLVGHQKGKTLKERTTCNYGCAHPEGYRKAISKMQLAAKYGLPLVCMIDTGGAYPGIGAEERGVAHVIANSMFEMSRLGTPVVCVVIGEGGSGGAIGIGLGDKVAVLEFAYYSVISPEGCSGILWKSGAFAEQAAKALKLTSRDLHRLGVIDDVIAEPLGGAHRDHHQMANRLKMYLVSSLRELVNQPLEQLLDKRYDKFRKIGAVLEASADHTPEPTSSAADDLIVADANAV, encoded by the coding sequence ATGAGCGCACTTAAGCATCGATTGGCGTTCGAGCGTCCGATTCAAGAACTCGAAACTCGTTTGGCCAAGCTCGAAGCGGCGCCGGAACAAACGGTTGAAGGCCGCGACGAAATTCGCCGCCTGCGCCGCGAATCGGCCGACCTGACCAAAAAGATTTACAGCGAACTGGAGCCGTGGCAGGTCGTTCAGGTGGCACGCCATCCCGACCGCCCCATGCTCACTGACTACATCGATCTGGTCTTCGACGAGTTCGTCGAACTGCATGGCGACAAGTGTTTTGGCGACGATCGCGCCCTACGCACCGGATTCGCCAAGCTGGGCGATTTCAAGGTGATGCTGGTTGGGCACCAAAAAGGCAAGACCCTCAAGGAGCGGACCACCTGCAACTATGGCTGCGCCCACCCCGAGGGTTACCGCAAGGCGATCAGCAAGATGCAACTGGCAGCCAAGTACGGCTTGCCGCTGGTCTGCATGATCGACACCGGTGGCGCCTATCCGGGCATTGGCGCCGAGGAGCGCGGCGTGGCACACGTCATCGCCAACTCCATGTTTGAGATGTCGCGGCTTGGCACGCCCGTCGTGTGCGTCGTCATTGGCGAAGGTGGTTCCGGCGGCGCCATTGGCATCGGCCTGGGCGACAAGGTGGCCGTCCTCGAGTTCGCCTACTATTCGGTCATTTCGCCCGAGGGTTGTTCCGGCATTCTGTGGAAGAGCGGCGCGTTCGCCGAACAGGCCGCCAAGGCCCTCAAGCTCACCTCACGCGACCTGCATCGCCTGGGCGTAATCGACGACGTGATCGCCGAGCCGTTGGGCGGCGCCCATCGCGATCACCACCAGATGGCCAACCGCCTCAAGATGTACCTGGTCAGCTCGCTCCGCGAGCTTGTCAATCAGCCGCTCGAGCAGTTGCTAGACAAGCGATACGACAAGTTCCGCAAGATTGGCGCGGTGCTCGAAGCTAGCGCCGATCACACGCCCGAGCCGACGTCGTCGGCCGCTGACGATCTGATTGTCGCCGATGCCAACGCGGTGTAG
- a CDS encoding HdeD family acid-resistance protein → MLDALAKNWWVLLIRGVAAIVFGVLAWIWPGVTLKVVILLFGIYAISDGIAAAWFAFAAPGRTLWGLLVVGIMSIIAGVGAILWPGLTAVMMLSVIAAWAIVRGVFEIIAAIQLRAHIENEWAQALEGLISIAFGVMLFAWPGAGLLSLMWLVGCFAIGLGIVEIMLAFRLKGVGAKIREAT, encoded by the coding sequence ATGTTAGACGCGCTGGCAAAAAATTGGTGGGTGCTGCTCATCCGCGGCGTTGCCGCGATCGTTTTTGGCGTGCTGGCTTGGATCTGGCCGGGAGTCACGCTCAAAGTGGTGATCCTGCTATTCGGCATCTATGCGATTTCGGACGGCATTGCCGCCGCCTGGTTCGCGTTTGCCGCTCCCGGTCGGACGCTGTGGGGCTTATTGGTCGTCGGCATCATGAGCATCATTGCCGGCGTGGGCGCGATCCTCTGGCCCGGATTGACGGCGGTCATGATGTTGAGTGTAATCGCCGCTTGGGCGATTGTACGCGGGGTGTTCGAGATCATCGCGGCGATTCAACTTCGCGCGCACATCGAAAACGAATGGGCGCAGGCCCTCGAAGGTTTGATCTCGATCGCCTTTGGCGTGATGCTGTTCGCCTGGCCGGGCGCCGGATTATTGAGCCTCATGTGGCTCGTCGGCTGCTTCGCCATTGGCCTGGGAATCGTCGAAATCATGCTGGCGTTCCGACTCAAGGGAGTTGGCGCCAAGATCAGAGAAGCGACCTAG
- a CDS encoding serine/threonine protein kinase has translation MSRGNQDNLGPYRLLNLVMTGQTSQVWEVMHEAKRERFALKMLLADFRKDREQLGYLKHEYAVGTALKHPKVIRIYEIGADRGINFLVMEYFAHPNMKVWVRRGLDAIVHHIPKIIEQAAESLSYFNDQGWIHRDVKPENYLVTADGDVRLIDFALAQKKRSGLMKLFGGSSKIQGTRSYMSPEQIRGDALDQRADVYSFGCTIYELLVGKPPFAGGDSNDLLRKHLRTNAPSVDASNRNVTPEFCDLVRRMLAKKPADRPDSMDKVLRELKTTRVFRITPRAPDSREKAENTG, from the coding sequence GTGTCGCGCGGTAATCAGGACAATCTGGGTCCCTATCGGCTACTGAACCTGGTGATGACCGGTCAGACGAGCCAGGTATGGGAGGTGATGCACGAGGCGAAGCGCGAGCGTTTCGCCCTCAAGATGCTCTTGGCCGATTTTCGCAAGGATCGGGAGCAACTCGGCTATCTCAAGCACGAGTACGCGGTCGGCACGGCGCTTAAGCACCCCAAGGTGATCCGCATCTACGAGATCGGCGCGGATCGTGGCATCAACTTCCTGGTGATGGAGTACTTTGCGCACCCCAATATGAAGGTGTGGGTGCGCCGTGGGCTGGACGCTATCGTCCACCATATTCCCAAGATCATCGAACAGGCGGCCGAATCGCTGTCGTATTTCAACGATCAGGGCTGGATACATCGCGATGTGAAACCAGAAAACTATTTGGTCACTGCCGATGGCGACGTGCGATTGATCGACTTTGCGCTGGCGCAAAAGAAGCGTAGCGGACTGATGAAGCTGTTTGGCGGGTCCAGCAAGATTCAAGGCACTCGCAGCTATATGTCCCCGGAACAAATCCGCGGCGACGCCCTCGACCAGCGCGCAGACGTGTACAGCTTTGGCTGCACAATTTACGAGCTACTGGTGGGCAAGCCGCCATTTGCCGGCGGTGACTCAAATGATCTCTTGCGCAAACACCTGAGGACCAATGCCCCGTCGGTGGATGCTAGCAACCGTAATGTCACCCCAGAGTTCTGTGATTTAGTGCGACGCATGCTGGCGAAGAAGCCCGCCGACCGCCCCGATTCGATGGACAAGGTATTGCGGGAACTCAAGACCACACGGGTATTTAGGATCACGCCGCGAGCTCCTGACTCGCGGGAGAAAGCAGAAAATACAGGCTGA